One window of Phycisphaerae bacterium genomic DNA carries:
- the mtnA gene encoding S-methyl-5-thioribose-1-phosphate isomerase — MALPETLRWAGGVDGRLELIDQRLLPGEVVYLACETVEQVYEAIATLAVRGAPAIGVSAGYGAVIAARRGNDLREAVAKLEEGVAYLKRSRPTAVNLFWALDRMASKGRELAKTAGGREAFLDGLLAEAKGIDEEDRAMCRSIGRHGAAYIRDRSGVLTHCNAGSLATAFYGTALAVIFEAWAQGRRFSVLVDETRPVLQGSRLTYWELAQAGVDATLICDDMAGYAMQLGKVNVVITGADRIAANGDVANKIGTYSLAVLARQHGIPFYVAAPVSTFDLSLAGGRDIPIEERNADEVRRMGDRCITVSDAKVWNPAFDVTPAELVSAIITDRGVIEQPTAQKIAQFFAGSK, encoded by the coding sequence ATTGCGTTGCCGGAGACGCTGCGATGGGCGGGCGGAGTGGACGGTCGGCTTGAGTTGATCGATCAGCGGTTGCTGCCGGGCGAGGTCGTGTACCTGGCGTGCGAGACGGTCGAGCAGGTGTACGAGGCGATTGCGACGCTGGCGGTTCGCGGAGCTCCGGCGATTGGAGTCTCAGCGGGATACGGCGCGGTGATCGCGGCGCGGCGCGGCAATGACCTGCGCGAGGCGGTGGCCAAACTTGAGGAGGGCGTGGCCTATCTGAAGCGATCGCGGCCGACGGCGGTGAACCTGTTCTGGGCGCTGGATCGGATGGCGTCGAAGGGTCGGGAACTGGCGAAGACGGCCGGCGGTCGCGAGGCGTTTCTGGACGGGCTGCTGGCGGAGGCGAAGGGGATTGACGAAGAGGACCGGGCCATGTGTCGGTCGATCGGTCGGCACGGGGCGGCGTACATCCGCGACCGGTCCGGCGTGCTGACGCACTGCAACGCCGGATCGCTGGCCACCGCGTTTTACGGGACGGCGCTGGCGGTGATCTTTGAGGCGTGGGCGCAGGGCCGGCGGTTTTCGGTGCTGGTCGACGAGACGCGGCCGGTGCTGCAGGGCTCGCGCCTGACGTATTGGGAGTTGGCGCAGGCGGGCGTGGACGCGACGCTGATCTGCGACGATATGGCCGGCTACGCGATGCAGTTGGGCAAGGTCAACGTGGTGATCACCGGGGCCGACCGGATCGCGGCGAACGGCGACGTGGCCAACAAGATCGGCACGTACAGCCTGGCGGTGCTGGCCCGGCAGCACGGGATTCCGTTCTACGTGGCGGCGCCGGTCAGCACGTTCGACCTGAGCCTGGCCGGCGGCAGGGACATTCCGATCGAGGAGCGCAACGCCGATGAGGTCCGCCGTATGGGCGATCGCTGTATCACGGTGAGCGACGCGAAGGTGTGGAACCCGGCGTTCGACGTGACGCCGGCTGAGCTGGTCAGTGCGATCATCACCGACCGCGGCGTGATCGAGCAGCCGACGGCGCAGAAGATCGCGCAATTCTTCGCAGGATCGAAATAG
- a CDS encoding nucleotidyltransferase domain-containing protein, translated as MIDWLFPQVRKNVLALLLMAPERRWHLRDVVRRTGGAVGTVRRELKGLAECGILLETRDGNRTYYQANRRCPAFPELSSLIRKTAGLADRLAEALSPLADRIDVAFVYGSQANGQAGPESDIDVMVIGKAGFAEVVSAMGEAQELIGREVNPTVYSRVEFRSKLASEHHFVTAVMKAPKVFLIGGEDELDRLGD; from the coding sequence ATGATTGACTGGCTGTTTCCGCAGGTGCGCAAGAATGTGCTGGCCCTGTTGCTGATGGCGCCGGAGAGGCGATGGCATCTTCGCGACGTGGTGCGAAGAACCGGCGGAGCGGTCGGCACGGTCCGGCGGGAACTCAAGGGGCTGGCGGAGTGTGGCATTCTGTTGGAGACCCGCGACGGGAACCGCACGTACTACCAAGCCAATCGTCGGTGCCCGGCCTTTCCTGAGCTTTCGAGCTTGATCCGCAAGACGGCTGGCCTCGCGGACCGTCTGGCCGAAGCGCTGTCACCGTTGGCGGACCGGATCGACGTGGCGTTTGTCTATGGCAGCCAAGCCAACGGTCAAGCCGGCCCGGAAAGTGACATAGACGTGATGGTGATCGGGAAGGCTGGTTTTGCGGAAGTGGTCTCCGCAATGGGCGAAGCACAAGAGCTCATCGGACGAGAGGTCAACCCGACCGTATACTCGCGAGTGGAATTTCGCAGTAAGCTTGCGTCAGAGCATCATTTCGTTACTGCGGTAATGAAGGCGCCCAAGGTGTTTCTGATTGGAGGCGAGGATGAACTTGACCGACTGGGCGACTAA
- the folK gene encoding 2-amino-4-hydroxy-6-hydroxymethyldihydropteridine diphosphokinase, with amino-acid sequence MAGRSGVKSGAEAYIGLGSNIEPRARYIERAINALSGHKRIEVVRVSSVYQTAAIGGPEGQPDFLNAVARINTSLEPEGLLDVLQAIERELGRKRTTVWGPRTIDLDILLYGEEIISTDRLMVPHPLMHERRFVMQGLAEIAPDVVHPIIQMSAQTILENLGDET; translated from the coding sequence ATGGCCGGGCGGTCCGGGGTCAAGTCCGGGGCCGAGGCGTACATCGGCTTGGGGTCGAACATCGAGCCGCGGGCCAGGTACATCGAACGGGCGATCAACGCCCTGAGTGGCCACAAACGAATTGAGGTGGTGCGGGTCAGTTCGGTTTACCAGACCGCCGCTATCGGCGGTCCGGAGGGGCAGCCGGATTTCCTGAACGCGGTGGCGAGGATCAACACGTCGCTGGAACCGGAAGGACTGCTCGACGTTTTGCAGGCCATCGAGCGCGAGTTGGGGAGGAAGCGCACCACGGTCTGGGGTCCGCGGACGATCGATCTCGATATTCTGCTCTACGGGGAGGAGATCATCTCGACCGATCGGCTGATGGTTCCTCATCCGCTGATGCACGAGCGGCGGTTCGTGATGCAGGGCCTGGCGGAGATCGCGCCGGACGTGGTGCATCCCATCATCCAGATGTCGGCCCAGACGATCTTGGAGAACCTCGGCGACGAGACGTAG
- a CDS encoding glycoside hydrolase family 32 protein has product MAALSGVTEVWVEEQVMSGGLYDEIHRPQFHFSAARNWLNDPNGLVYYEGEYHLFFQYNPFGCASAHKHWGHAVSADLVHWTELPVAIFPDHLGEAWSGSAAVDWDNTAGFQTGPKPVLVAVYTSQGYDHGLPQSQSLAYSVDRGRVWHKYVGNPVLSEVDRDPRIFRHQPSGRWIMALFQKASIVFFSSPDLKRWTRLSAIEGFHECPDLFELPVDGEAGRTQWVLHGANGEYLVGEFDGATFKPQSEKRKLDWGNCLYAPQTWNDVPDGRRVQIGWAAGGRFDAPLPGMPYSQFMTFPVELSLRRVDKDVVVCRWPVREIENIRTGTRRLGPLTLRSNENALADVSSELLDIELETDAADGSFVFELHNQTVVYDAKERRLTAAGRSAPLEPVDGRIGLRILVDRSIIEIFGNGGLVSMSCYYEATEGEAMRPASLRVEGGQAHVTDLSVSELRSVWDRVKEKRS; this is encoded by the coding sequence GTGGCGGCGTTGTCGGGCGTGACGGAGGTTTGGGTCGAGGAGCAGGTTATGTCCGGCGGATTGTACGATGAGATTCATCGGCCGCAATTTCATTTCAGCGCGGCGCGGAACTGGCTGAACGATCCGAACGGTCTGGTGTACTACGAGGGCGAGTACCACCTTTTCTTTCAGTACAATCCGTTCGGCTGCGCATCGGCTCATAAGCACTGGGGCCATGCGGTCAGTGCGGACCTGGTGCACTGGACGGAGCTTCCGGTGGCGATCTTTCCGGACCATCTGGGCGAGGCGTGGTCGGGCTCGGCGGCGGTGGATTGGGACAACACGGCTGGGTTTCAGACGGGGCCCAAACCGGTCCTGGTCGCGGTTTACACCAGCCAGGGCTACGACCACGGTCTGCCGCAGTCGCAATCGCTGGCGTACAGCGTTGACCGCGGACGGGTGTGGCACAAGTACGTGGGCAACCCGGTGCTGTCGGAGGTGGACCGCGACCCGCGGATCTTCCGGCACCAACCCAGCGGGCGATGGATCATGGCGCTGTTCCAGAAGGCGTCGATTGTCTTTTTCAGTTCGCCCGATTTGAAGCGCTGGACGCGGCTGAGCGCGATCGAGGGATTTCATGAGTGTCCGGACCTCTTTGAGCTGCCGGTGGACGGCGAGGCCGGGAGGACCCAGTGGGTCTTGCACGGGGCCAACGGCGAGTACCTGGTTGGCGAGTTCGACGGTGCGACCTTCAAGCCGCAAAGCGAGAAGCGCAAGCTCGACTGGGGCAACTGTCTGTATGCTCCGCAGACGTGGAACGACGTGCCCGACGGCCGGCGCGTTCAGATCGGCTGGGCCGCCGGCGGGCGGTTCGACGCTCCACTTCCCGGTATGCCGTACAGCCAGTTCATGACGTTTCCGGTGGAGCTGTCGCTTCGGCGGGTTGACAAGGATGTCGTCGTCTGTCGTTGGCCGGTACGGGAGATTGAGAATATCCGCACTGGCACGCGCCGTTTGGGGCCGCTGACGCTGAGGTCGAACGAGAATGCATTGGCCGACGTTTCCAGCGAGTTGCTTGATATAGAGCTTGAGACGGACGCTGCAGACGGAAGTTTCGTCTTCGAGCTTCACAATCAGACGGTGGTGTACGATGCGAAGGAGCGGCGGCTTACGGCGGCGGGGCGTTCGGCCCCGCTGGAGCCCGTGGACGGTCGGATCGGCCTGCGCATCCTGGTGGATCGGTCAATCATCGAGATTTTCGGCAACGGCGGATTGGTTTCGATGAGCTGTTACTATGAGGCGACCGAAGGCGAAGCGATGCGGCCGGCGAGCCTTCGGGTCGAAGGCGGCCAGGCGCACGTGACGGACCTGAGCGTGTCGGAGTTGCGGTCGGTGTGGGATCGGGTGAAGGAGAAGCGGTCATGA
- a CDS encoding alpha/beta hydrolase, protein MKSPRRASFARLAAFGALVLVCSGCAQQVQRILPQPELPPRESHWVDTDDNWTLHVWHYPPVQLSDAKDPVILCHGLSHNNSYWDVASSVSLARHLQRSGYDVWNVSLRGTGQSTKPKLNQLKQLFRLNVSVFNPAGLVNRQPALLRMNWTVDDHIHYDLPAVIDYVRRTTGHRQVHWIGHSMGAMVMFAHLATGDPSAINSFVGVSGPMLLVRPGNDVYELMAQQADFVRIGNLAAGTNFRAVVGTLTGSLSNTKIDELFMNDRNVDTGVLHAFYYTCEEDISPGQLDQLIRYLKTGHFHSYDGKIDYTALVEKIETPTFQLVGQLDNMIDPGCAKVIHERLASADKRFRMFGTINGHAANYGHDDIILGRHAAADVFPEITAWLNDHPASQPTTQPTTTTRPSLLPRLPLLNEILPARKQ, encoded by the coding sequence ATGAAGTCTCCGCGTAGGGCGTCTTTCGCCCGGCTCGCCGCGTTCGGCGCACTCGTTCTGGTCTGCTCCGGATGCGCCCAGCAGGTGCAGCGAATCCTGCCGCAGCCCGAGCTGCCCCCCCGCGAGAGCCACTGGGTCGATACCGACGACAACTGGACGCTGCACGTGTGGCACTATCCGCCGGTCCAACTGTCTGACGCGAAGGATCCGGTGATCCTCTGCCACGGCCTGAGCCACAATAACAGCTACTGGGACGTCGCCTCGTCCGTCTCGCTGGCCCGCCATCTTCAGCGCAGCGGTTACGACGTCTGGAACGTCTCGCTGCGCGGGACCGGCCAGTCAACCAAACCCAAGCTCAACCAGCTCAAGCAGCTCTTCCGCCTCAACGTCTCGGTGTTCAATCCGGCCGGACTGGTCAATCGTCAGCCGGCCCTTCTGCGGATGAACTGGACCGTCGATGATCACATCCACTACGACCTGCCCGCGGTAATCGATTACGTCCGGCGGACCACCGGTCACCGGCAGGTGCACTGGATCGGCCACAGCATGGGCGCGATGGTCATGTTCGCCCACCTGGCCACCGGCGATCCCTCAGCCATCAATTCGTTCGTCGGTGTCTCCGGACCGATGCTGCTGGTGCGGCCGGGCAACGACGTCTATGAACTGATGGCCCAGCAGGCGGATTTCGTCCGCATCGGCAACCTCGCCGCCGGCACGAACTTCCGCGCCGTCGTCGGCACGCTGACCGGCTCGCTGTCCAACACCAAGATCGATGAGCTCTTCATGAACGACAGGAACGTCGATACCGGCGTGCTGCATGCGTTCTATTACACCTGCGAGGAGGACATCTCGCCCGGCCAGCTCGACCAGCTCATCCGCTACCTCAAGACCGGCCACTTCCACAGCTACGACGGCAAGATCGACTACACCGCCCTCGTCGAGAAGATCGAGACGCCGACCTTTCAACTCGTCGGCCAGCTCGACAACATGATCGACCCCGGCTGCGCCAAGGTCATCCACGAGCGGCTCGCCTCGGCCGACAAGCGGTTCCGCATGTTCGGCACGATCAACGGCCACGCCGCCAACTACGGCCACGACGACATCATACTCGGCCGGCACGCCGCCGCCGACGTCTTTCCCGAAATCACCGCCTGGCTCAACGACCATCCGGCGAGCCAACCCACCACGCAGCCGACCACTACCACTCGCCCGTCGCTCCTGCCGCGATTGCCGCTCCTCAACGAAATCCTGCCGGCCAGGAAGCAGTAG
- a CDS encoding cellulase family glycosylhydrolase yields MNILNDTSYSWVRGFNYQPSYASHGLELWGAKFNLAAIEREIGRGKRFFPGMNTLRLWLSHDAFIQDPEGFVERFARVLDVVEGYGLRAIATLFNGWRSYPDFGGTSIEQIRTFGGDEGIYGRYLDRVVGSLAEDQRILLWDLCNEPFNNVPAEESRKHVLDWLTRLSQRCKSLGAASPLCVGHVPSLAEIERIEPISDVITFHPYYAWNSFAPTPADVEAVVDETVALANRVGKPLLATETGWGALEDAKRVEVLTAELSILAKRKIGFTAHALHESPVADLHRAQYGPIGLAGFMAFVLMDGSLRPGHEVFNRF; encoded by the coding sequence ATGAATATTCTGAACGACACATCTTACTCGTGGGTTCGCGGGTTCAACTATCAGCCGAGCTACGCCAGCCACGGGTTGGAGCTGTGGGGCGCGAAGTTCAACCTAGCGGCGATCGAGCGGGAGATCGGCCGAGGCAAACGGTTTTTCCCCGGCATGAACACGCTTCGGCTGTGGCTTTCGCACGACGCGTTTATCCAGGACCCGGAGGGCTTTGTCGAGCGGTTCGCGCGGGTGCTGGACGTGGTCGAGGGGTATGGGCTTCGCGCGATCGCGACGCTGTTCAACGGATGGCGGAGCTATCCGGATTTCGGCGGGACGTCGATCGAGCAGATTCGGACGTTCGGCGGTGACGAGGGGATCTACGGTCGGTACCTGGACCGCGTGGTGGGATCGCTGGCTGAGGATCAGCGAATTCTGCTGTGGGATCTGTGCAACGAGCCGTTCAACAACGTTCCGGCCGAAGAGAGCCGCAAGCACGTGCTGGATTGGCTGACGAGGCTTTCCCAGCGTTGCAAGTCGCTGGGGGCGGCGTCGCCGCTGTGCGTGGGTCACGTTCCCTCACTAGCGGAGATCGAGCGGATCGAGCCGATTTCCGATGTGATCACGTTTCATCCGTACTACGCGTGGAATTCATTTGCTCCGACTCCGGCGGACGTTGAGGCGGTGGTAGACGAGACGGTGGCGTTGGCCAATCGCGTCGGCAAGCCGCTGCTGGCGACGGAGACGGGATGGGGCGCGCTGGAGGACGCCAAGCGGGTGGAGGTGCTCACGGCGGAGTTGAGCATTCTCGCCAAACGGAAGATCGGTTTTACCGCCCACGCGCTGCACGAGTCGCCCGTGGCGGACCTGCACCGTGCGCAGTACGGGCCGATCGGCTTGGCTGGGTTCATGGCGTTCGTGCTGATGGACGGTTCGCTTCGGCCGGGCCACGAGGTGTTCAATCGGTTCTGA
- a CDS encoding sugar phosphate isomerase/epimerase: MSGKKLAIQSYCFRGFKDNAEVAQKVKAIGLDAIEVCGVHVNFDDESTHAKAIATYKKAGVAIVSIGVQRFADRPEVEEKYFRFCQAAGIKLMGVDFDVAAAPQAYRTAERLADKYDVNLAIHNHGGRHWLGSSQMLSAVFKQTSPRIGLMLDTAWMLDSHEDPVAVAERFADRLYGLHLKDFVFDRAGKPEDVVVGTGNLDLPKLYQTLAAKGFTGEEILEYEGDVNNPVPALSKCVEAVQKERVRHG, from the coding sequence ATGAGCGGCAAGAAACTGGCAATCCAGAGCTATTGTTTTCGCGGGTTCAAGGACAACGCCGAGGTGGCCCAGAAGGTCAAGGCGATCGGCTTGGACGCGATCGAGGTGTGCGGCGTGCACGTGAACTTCGACGACGAGAGCACGCACGCGAAGGCGATCGCGACGTACAAGAAGGCGGGGGTGGCGATCGTGAGCATTGGAGTGCAGCGGTTCGCCGATCGGCCGGAGGTCGAGGAGAAGTACTTCCGCTTCTGCCAGGCGGCGGGGATCAAGCTGATGGGCGTGGATTTCGACGTCGCGGCGGCGCCGCAGGCGTATCGGACGGCGGAGCGGCTGGCGGACAAGTACGACGTGAATTTGGCCATCCACAACCACGGCGGGCGGCATTGGCTGGGCTCGAGCCAGATGCTGTCGGCGGTGTTCAAGCAGACCAGCCCGCGGATCGGGCTGATGCTGGATACGGCGTGGATGCTGGACTCGCACGAGGACCCGGTGGCGGTGGCTGAGCGGTTCGCCGACCGGCTCTACGGGCTGCACCTGAAGGACTTCGTGTTCGACCGTGCGGGCAAGCCGGAGGACGTGGTGGTCGGGACGGGCAACCTCGATCTGCCCAAGCTGTACCAGACGCTGGCGGCCAAAGGGTTCACCGGCGAGGAAATTCTGGAGTACGAAGGCGACGTGAACAATCCGGTCCCGGCGCTGTCAAAGTGCGTCGAGGCGGTGCAGAAGGAGCGAGTTCGTCATGGCTAA
- a CDS encoding FHA domain-containing protein, with protein sequence MDVNLIALSPAGSRKVIALNAEVTTVGRQTDCNLRVPLDEISRQHCQFVVEGDRVSVKDLGSSNGTFVNDQKVIQRDLNPGDVVRLANALAMMVQIDGQPEQIDESRLRKAKPAPQPPKPKSREPVEPATPFTATTAGTTSEDEADQILSESFFLDAEDEDEE encoded by the coding sequence ATGGATGTCAACCTGATAGCCCTTTCCCCAGCGGGCAGCCGGAAGGTCATCGCCCTGAACGCCGAGGTAACCACCGTCGGCCGCCAGACCGACTGTAACCTGCGGGTCCCGCTGGACGAAATCTCCCGCCAGCACTGCCAGTTCGTCGTCGAAGGCGATCGCGTTTCCGTCAAGGATCTCGGCAGTTCCAACGGCACCTTCGTCAACGATCAGAAGGTCATCCAGCGCGACTTGAACCCCGGCGACGTGGTCCGCTTGGCCAACGCCTTGGCCATGATGGTCCAAATTGATGGCCAGCCGGAACAGATTGACGAGAGCAGGCTGCGAAAGGCCAAACCGGCCCCTCAACCGCCCAAACCCAAATCGCGCGAACCGGTCGAACCGGCCACGCCCTTTACGGCGACCACCGCCGGTACGACTTCCGAGGATGAAGCCGACCAGATCCTCAGCGAATCCTTCTTCCTCGACGCTGAAGACGAAGACGAGGAATAG
- a CDS encoding bifunctional 5,10-methylenetetrahydrofolate dehydrogenase/5,10-methenyltetrahydrofolate cyclohydrolase, producing the protein MAEILKGKPIADGISEQIQQRLAELQTKGVQRVSIAAVQVGEDPATEVYVRNQKKQAEKHGIDHQHHHLPPETTQEQLIAFIGKLNTDPSVTGIILQTPLPKHLNTWAAQCSIAFRKDIEGVHPENLGLLVYNRERLAPCTALAAVRMIQSIGVNTVGAETVIVGRSAIVGKPAALLLLERKLSATVTVCHTGTSKAGKLAEHVGRADILIAAMGSPQAVKGEWIKRGAVVIDVGVNQVGDQMVGDVEFEPAAERAAVITPVPGGVGTVTTRLLLYNAVEAAAWQREN; encoded by the coding sequence ATGGCGGAGATTCTCAAGGGCAAACCCATCGCGGACGGGATATCGGAGCAGATCCAGCAGAGGCTGGCGGAATTGCAGACCAAGGGAGTGCAGCGGGTTTCGATCGCGGCCGTTCAGGTCGGCGAGGATCCCGCTACCGAGGTCTACGTCCGCAATCAGAAGAAACAGGCTGAGAAGCACGGGATCGATCATCAGCATCATCACCTGCCGCCGGAGACGACGCAGGAACAGCTCATCGCGTTCATTGGGAAACTCAACACCGACCCGTCGGTGACGGGCATCATTCTGCAGACTCCGCTGCCGAAGCACCTGAACACGTGGGCGGCCCAGTGTTCGATCGCGTTTCGCAAGGACATCGAGGGGGTTCACCCGGAGAATCTGGGGCTGTTGGTGTACAACCGGGAGCGTCTGGCCCCGTGCACGGCGCTGGCGGCGGTGCGGATGATTCAGTCGATCGGGGTCAACACGGTGGGGGCGGAGACGGTGATCGTGGGTCGCAGCGCGATCGTGGGCAAGCCGGCGGCGCTGCTGCTGTTGGAGCGGAAGCTGTCGGCGACGGTGACGGTGTGCCACACCGGCACGAGCAAAGCGGGCAAGCTGGCTGAGCACGTGGGGCGGGCGGACATTCTGATCGCGGCGATGGGTTCGCCGCAGGCGGTCAAGGGCGAATGGATCAAGCGGGGGGCGGTGGTGATCGACGTGGGGGTCAACCAGGTGGGCGATCAGATGGTGGGCGACGTGGAGTTCGAGCCGGCGGCCGAGCGGGCGGCGGTGATCACGCCGGTGCCGGGCGGAGTGGGGACGGTGACGACGCGGCTGCTGCTGTACAACGCGGTCGAAGCGGCGGCGTGGCAGCGGGAGAATTAG
- a CDS encoding Gfo/Idh/MocA family oxidoreductase — translation MAKVRLALVGCGNISRNHIRGMRDLHERGCDWFEVTACVDPVAANAERAAGEIGQFQKNAPAVCASVKELVSRGLAEAADLCLPHCFHHNVAIECLEGGLHVMVEKPLGLTIRASRAIIAAAKRAGKVLATGENIRRYRTSRACAWALTQKKLVGEVRAVDIVHLNHSPLNPAEPLWKWRAIKALTGGGMIMDSGAHTSDMLVHMFGEPETVYCRMSTLSAITVDDAPVLGRATLDVEDEWHVVINFKNGVRFTWTSSRVCPCEDRRHGRYYGSRGIMTDKGFVMHPFQGGGEAVTEDGTVTSEQIEEQYLASLSQSEREHLFPFGSTDGFAIEVADFVRAVATGGSPEMDGEAGLRSKAMSIACYESATRGEIVRYDDVLAGRITDYQDPLDKFWKIPGA, via the coding sequence ATGGCTAAAGTGAGACTGGCCCTGGTCGGCTGCGGGAACATTTCGCGGAATCACATTCGCGGCATGCGCGATCTGCACGAGCGCGGATGCGACTGGTTCGAGGTGACGGCGTGCGTCGATCCGGTGGCGGCCAACGCCGAGCGGGCGGCGGGCGAGATCGGTCAATTCCAGAAGAACGCTCCGGCGGTGTGCGCGAGCGTCAAGGAGTTGGTGTCGCGCGGGTTGGCGGAGGCGGCGGACCTGTGCTTGCCGCACTGCTTCCATCACAATGTAGCGATCGAGTGCCTCGAAGGCGGCTTGCACGTGATGGTGGAAAAGCCGCTGGGTTTGACCATCCGGGCGAGCCGGGCGATCATCGCGGCGGCCAAGCGGGCGGGCAAAGTGCTGGCGACGGGCGAGAACATCCGCCGGTACCGGACCTCACGGGCGTGCGCGTGGGCGCTGACGCAGAAGAAGCTGGTGGGCGAGGTGCGGGCGGTGGACATCGTGCATCTGAACCACTCGCCGCTGAACCCGGCTGAGCCGCTGTGGAAATGGCGGGCGATCAAGGCGCTGACCGGCGGCGGGATGATTATGGACAGCGGTGCCCACACCTCCGATATGCTGGTCCACATGTTCGGCGAGCCGGAGACGGTGTACTGCCGGATGAGCACGCTCAGCGCGATCACAGTGGACGACGCGCCGGTGCTCGGTCGGGCGACGCTCGACGTCGAGGACGAATGGCACGTGGTGATCAACTTCAAGAACGGCGTGCGGTTCACGTGGACCTCGTCGCGGGTCTGCCCGTGCGAGGATCGCCGCCACGGGCGGTACTACGGCAGCCGCGGCATCATGACGGACAAGGGGTTCGTGATGCACCCGTTCCAGGGCGGGGGCGAGGCGGTCACCGAGGATGGGACCGTCACATCGGAACAGATCGAAGAGCAGTACCTCGCGTCGCTGAGCCAGTCCGAGCGGGAGCACCTGTTCCCGTTCGGTTCGACCGACGGCTTTGCCATCGAGGTGGCCGACTTCGTTCGCGCGGTGGCCACCGGCGGGTCGCCCGAAATGGACGGCGAGGCGGGCCTGCGTTCCAAGGCCATGTCGATCGCCTGCTACGAATCGGCGACGCGCGGCGAGATCGTGCGCTACGACGACGTGCTGGCCGGTAGGATCACCGACTACCAGGACCCGTTGGATAAGTTCTGGAAGATCCCCGGAGCGTGA
- a CDS encoding AraC family transcriptional regulator has protein sequence MVTRPGLSVESVSRASSAEPVVRIVPVFDGMGIIEVQAAYEYPAHRHQQYEIILVDQGVYRCRLNEERLVLGRNDVLVIRPGDLHQDYCEPPLRYFGLAFHFDTRWYGEEPPGLLAESVGPSGQRFRAERRTFWPLIRAIQREGRKADAVASYVQDALLEQFFWNLVRAFPPESINQRFLDLSSESGFARQFSRLCRMNVSKPLSVAEMAAALHISESSLSHKCRAILDDSPARLFLRARLERARVLLAGSEMTVKEAAYCVGFDDPYQFSRAFKRMFGRSPSEV, from the coding sequence ATGGTTACGCGGCCCGGGCTTTCTGTGGAAAGTGTCTCGCGGGCGTCGTCCGCTGAGCCGGTGGTGCGCATCGTGCCGGTGTTCGACGGGATGGGCATCATCGAGGTCCAAGCGGCGTACGAGTATCCAGCCCATCGGCACCAGCAGTACGAGATCATCCTGGTCGATCAGGGGGTGTATCGGTGCCGGCTGAACGAAGAGCGGCTGGTGCTGGGTCGCAACGACGTGCTGGTGATTCGGCCGGGCGACCTGCATCAGGACTACTGCGAGCCGCCGCTGCGGTACTTCGGTCTGGCGTTCCATTTCGACACGCGGTGGTACGGCGAGGAGCCGCCGGGCCTTCTGGCTGAGTCGGTGGGTCCGTCGGGGCAGCGGTTCCGGGCCGAGCGGCGGACCTTCTGGCCGCTGATCCGGGCGATCCAGCGCGAGGGGCGAAAGGCGGACGCGGTAGCTTCGTACGTTCAGGACGCTTTGCTGGAGCAGTTCTTCTGGAATCTCGTGCGGGCGTTTCCGCCGGAGTCGATCAACCAGCGGTTTCTGGACCTCTCCAGCGAATCCGGTTTTGCCCGGCAGTTTTCGCGGCTTTGCCGGATGAACGTGAGCAAGCCGTTGAGCGTGGCCGAGATGGCGGCGGCGCTGCACATTTCGGAGAGTTCGCTGTCGCACAAGTGCCGGGCGATCTTGGACGATTCGCCGGCGCGGCTGTTTCTGCGGGCGCGGCTGGAGCGGGCGCGGGTGCTGCTGGCGGGGTCGGAGATGACGGTCAAGGAGGCGGCGTACTGTGTGGGCTTTGACGATCCGTACCAGTTTTCGCGGGCGTTCAAGCGGATGTTCGGCCGGTCGCCGTCGGAGGTCTGA
- a CDS encoding DNA-binding protein: MNLTDWATNGWVIPHRSSSQEIADLLAIADRDMSDCQSEGLSPDWRFSIAYNAVLQSATAALAAAGYRAGRDSHHYRILQSLGLTVGLSATTVRQLDAFRKKRNMTEYERAGGVSDVEVAEIVEAAQTVRQRVEEWIRQEHPELM; this comes from the coding sequence ATGAACTTGACCGACTGGGCGACTAACGGATGGGTCATCCCGCATCGGAGCAGCAGTCAGGAAATCGCCGACCTGCTGGCGATCGCCGACCGGGATATGAGTGATTGCCAGTCCGAGGGCCTGAGCCCGGATTGGCGGTTTAGCATCGCCTACAATGCTGTGCTGCAATCAGCGACCGCCGCTCTCGCCGCCGCAGGCTACCGGGCGGGTCGGGATTCCCATCATTACCGCATTCTGCAGTCTCTTGGCCTTACCGTCGGGCTCTCGGCCACGACAGTTCGGCAGTTGGATGCCTTTCGAAAGAAGCGGAACATGACGGAATATGAAAGGGCTGGTGGGGTATCCGACGTTGAGGTCGCGGAGATAGTTGAGGCCGCTCAAACCGTTCGGCAGCGGGTTGAGGAGTGGATTCGTCAAGAGCATCCGGAGTTGATGTAA